One stretch of Serinicoccus hydrothermalis DNA includes these proteins:
- a CDS encoding CaiB/BaiF CoA transferase family protein — protein MPDRSAEVAEQAHRVGPLAGVRVLDLTRVVMGPLCTQLLADQGADVILVEANGGDTNRVMGPGPHPELSGIALNLLRNKRSIDVDLKSPDGAAVVRALIPTCDVVVSTMRPQALTKLGLDYESVRELRPDVVYCQAQGFPLASERASEPAYDDIIQAASGVSDVMERIYGEPGLIPTIFADKVCGLVMAEAITAALFHHARTGEGQHIEVPMLQAMSAFMLAEHGSGAIAEPPTPAEGQVASGYPRILSQERRPHRTKDGWIHLFPYLPKHYVDLFTEAGVEGAADDPRYVDQRATLANSDSLYRDIRALCPSRTTEEWLDYCRTAGIPATRVATIQDLVDELPLEHHPAVGSYRVTPHLANFSLTPPTVRRPAPLIGEHTEEVLDEVSASPRAPQPATRQE, from the coding sequence ATGCCGGACCGCTCTGCCGAAGTCGCCGAGCAGGCGCATCGCGTCGGGCCACTGGCGGGAGTGCGGGTCCTGGACCTGACGCGCGTGGTGATGGGACCACTGTGCACGCAGCTGCTTGCGGACCAGGGAGCCGACGTCATTCTCGTGGAGGCCAACGGCGGGGACACCAACCGGGTCATGGGACCGGGCCCGCACCCCGAGCTGTCCGGCATCGCTCTGAACCTGCTGCGGAACAAGCGGTCGATCGACGTCGATCTGAAGTCGCCGGACGGCGCGGCCGTCGTGAGGGCCCTCATCCCGACGTGTGACGTCGTGGTGAGCACCATGCGCCCCCAGGCCCTGACCAAGCTGGGGTTGGACTACGAGAGCGTGCGGGAGCTCCGGCCGGATGTCGTCTACTGCCAGGCTCAAGGGTTCCCGCTGGCCAGCGAGCGCGCCTCGGAGCCTGCCTACGACGACATCATCCAGGCCGCGAGCGGGGTCTCGGACGTGATGGAGCGCATCTACGGGGAGCCTGGCCTGATCCCCACGATCTTTGCCGACAAGGTGTGTGGGCTGGTGATGGCCGAGGCGATCACGGCAGCACTGTTTCACCATGCCCGGACCGGCGAGGGTCAGCACATCGAGGTGCCGATGCTGCAGGCGATGAGCGCCTTCATGCTCGCCGAGCACGGCAGCGGGGCCATCGCCGAGCCACCAACTCCCGCGGAGGGTCAGGTAGCCAGCGGTTACCCCCGGATCCTGTCCCAGGAGCGTCGGCCGCACCGCACGAAGGACGGGTGGATCCACCTGTTCCCCTACCTCCCCAAGCATTATGTGGATCTCTTCACCGAGGCCGGGGTCGAGGGCGCGGCGGATGACCCGCGCTACGTCGATCAACGCGCAACACTCGCCAACTCCGACTCGCTCTACCGGGACATCCGGGCGCTCTGCCCCTCCCGCACGACGGAGGAGTGGCTGGACTACTGCCGCACCGCAGGGATCCCAGCCACCCGGGTGGCGACCATCCAGGACCTCGTGGACGAGCTCCCGCTCGAGCACCACCCCGCCGTCGGAAGCTACCGGGTCACGCCGCACCTGGCCAACTTCAGCCTGACTCCGCCCACAGTCCGCCGGCCAGCACCGTTGATCGGCGAGCACACCGAGGAGGTGCTGGACGAGGTCTCCGCCTCGCCGCGGGCCCCTCAGCCAGCGACGCGACAGGAGTGA
- a CDS encoding thiolase gives MSTSERALRGRAAIVGVAESSLGEVGPGISSLDLIGQATVRALADAGLSKHDIDGLFTHSAFFSQPVLTTAEYLGIRPRFADGTATGGSSFVGHLWHAAAAIEAGLCEVALIAYGSTQRSNGGGLVASGAALTRSWETPYGPRMPASAYALAAARHMHEFGTTREQLAEVAVAARQWAKLNPQAFVQDDLTVDDVLSSRMVSSPLTVRDCCLVTDGGGAVIVTSAERARDLPKPPAYILGAGEATWHMNISQMPDLTTTAAQDSGRRAFDIAGVGPQDIDLVELYDAFTINPILFLEDLGFCAKGEGGAFVSDGAIAPGGSLPVNTNGGGLSYCHPGMYGILLVIEAVRQLRGEAGARQVDRHSLALAHGNGGTLSSQVTAILGDESTL, from the coding sequence ATGAGCACCTCGGAGCGGGCGCTGCGCGGCCGGGCCGCCATCGTCGGGGTCGCCGAGTCCAGCCTCGGAGAGGTGGGTCCGGGGATCTCGTCGCTGGACCTCATCGGCCAGGCCACCGTGCGGGCACTCGCCGACGCGGGGCTCAGCAAGCACGACATCGACGGACTGTTCACCCACTCCGCCTTCTTCTCCCAGCCGGTCCTCACGACCGCGGAGTACCTGGGAATCCGGCCGCGCTTTGCGGACGGGACGGCCACCGGTGGGTCCTCCTTCGTGGGGCATCTGTGGCACGCGGCCGCCGCGATCGAGGCCGGCCTGTGCGAGGTCGCGCTCATCGCCTACGGCTCCACCCAGCGATCCAACGGGGGCGGGCTCGTGGCCTCCGGGGCGGCGCTTACCCGGTCCTGGGAGACCCCCTACGGCCCGCGCATGCCAGCGTCGGCCTACGCACTGGCGGCCGCGCGCCACATGCACGAGTTCGGCACCACCCGGGAGCAGCTTGCCGAGGTCGCAGTCGCGGCCCGTCAGTGGGCCAAGCTCAACCCGCAGGCCTTCGTGCAGGACGACCTGACTGTCGACGACGTCCTGTCCTCGCGCATGGTCTCCAGCCCCCTCACCGTGCGGGACTGCTGCCTGGTGACGGACGGCGGCGGTGCCGTGATCGTGACCTCCGCCGAGCGCGCCCGCGACCTGCCCAAGCCCCCGGCATACATCCTCGGGGCGGGCGAGGCCACCTGGCACATGAACATCTCCCAGATGCCCGATCTCACCACCACGGCGGCGCAGGACTCCGGCCGTCGGGCCTTCGACATCGCCGGGGTCGGTCCGCAGGACATCGACCTCGTGGAGCTCTACGACGCCTTCACCATCAACCCGATCCTCTTCCTGGAGGATCTCGGGTTCTGCGCCAAGGGTGAGGGTGGGGCGTTCGTCTCCGACGGTGCCATCGCGCCCGGCGGGTCGCTCCCGGTGAACACCAACGGCGGCGGCCTGTCCTACTGCCACCCGGGGATGTACGGCATCCTCCTGGTGATCGAGGCGGTCCGGCAGCTGCGTGGCGAGGCCGGGGCGCGCCAGGTCGACCGCCACAGCCTCGCCCTCGCGCACGGCAACGGCGGGACCCTGTCCAGCCAGGTCACCGCCATCCTCGGTGACGAGAGCACCCTCTGA
- a CDS encoding enoyl-CoA hydratase-related protein, with translation MTFAQIDYTVADAIATITLNRPDQGNAFTQVMRRELVDALDLVDADDDVRAVILTGSGKHFCVGADLSGNTGDQPFAYRGEGQSDTRSVPDTINGVPRDGGGVVTLRLAAMRTPTIAAINGAAVGVGATMTLPMDIRIAADSSRFGLVFARRGIMPEAASNWFLPRVVGIAQAMEWVVTGRIFPAEEALAGGLVSRVVPRDDLLDVARALAAEIRDSTSSVSIAVARQMLWSSLSEPSPWWAHERESLIMRDLKGGPDAAEGVASFMEKRSPSFPARVSTDYPEHAPTWPERPDHLQIQAATD, from the coding sequence ATGACCTTCGCGCAGATCGACTACACGGTCGCCGACGCCATCGCGACGATCACCCTCAACCGCCCCGACCAGGGGAACGCCTTCACCCAGGTGATGCGCCGCGAACTTGTGGACGCACTGGACCTCGTCGACGCCGACGACGACGTTCGGGCCGTGATCCTCACCGGGAGCGGGAAGCACTTCTGCGTCGGTGCCGACCTGTCGGGCAACACCGGCGACCAGCCCTTCGCCTACCGCGGCGAGGGACAGTCCGACACGAGGTCGGTGCCGGACACGATCAACGGCGTGCCCCGCGACGGGGGCGGGGTCGTGACCCTGCGACTGGCCGCGATGCGCACCCCGACGATCGCCGCGATCAACGGAGCAGCGGTCGGGGTGGGCGCGACCATGACTCTCCCGATGGACATCCGCATCGCGGCGGACAGCAGCCGGTTCGGTCTCGTCTTCGCCCGACGGGGGATCATGCCGGAGGCGGCGTCCAACTGGTTCCTCCCGCGCGTGGTCGGCATTGCGCAGGCGATGGAGTGGGTGGTCACCGGCCGCATCTTCCCGGCCGAGGAGGCGCTCGCCGGCGGGCTGGTCTCCCGCGTCGTCCCGCGCGACGACCTGCTCGACGTGGCGCGCGCCCTCGCAGCCGAGATCCGTGACTCCACCTCGTCCGTATCGATCGCGGTGGCCCGACAGATGTTGTGGTCCTCCCTGTCCGAACCCTCGCCGTGGTGGGCCCATGAGCGGGAGTCGCTCATTATGCGGGACCTCAAGGGAGGACCCGACGCCGCGGAAGGCGTGGCCTCGTTCATGGAGAAGCGGTCGCCGTCCTTCCCCGCCCGGGTGAGCACGGACTACCCGGAGCACGCGCCGACCTGGCCCGAGCGGCCCGACCATCTGCAGATCCAGGCGGCGACCGACTGA
- a CDS encoding acyl-CoA dehydrogenase family protein, which translates to MTSQDVDPSFAPLMAQFFREQSPPERVSAAEQRDLDESLWAQVTEMGLPLIGVDEALGGSGGTIGELLVVLAAAGRACAPVPLAETAAASWALARTGARVSGDLLTVVPGDPRDTLTVTDGVANGVVHDVPWARVATCAVTVLTTDHGPVLVAIPLESASVRTGYDLARQPKDRVSIDAVRVGVSPWPGASDELMARLTLLRGALMAGALEEVADLTRQYVGERVQFGRPVGRFQAVQEHVVRLEQQATLALLAVNRAAAATEVNPSALEVKLMKLITNEGARLAVRAAHQAHGAIGMTQEYRLQLLTRRLNSWLGEVGTSADLAEAIGAAATEHGIARLITSSAGTMEQA; encoded by the coding sequence ATGACCTCACAGGACGTCGACCCCAGCTTCGCTCCGCTGATGGCGCAGTTCTTCCGGGAGCAATCCCCGCCAGAGCGGGTCTCCGCCGCGGAGCAGCGGGACCTCGACGAGTCCTTGTGGGCGCAGGTGACGGAGATGGGCCTTCCGCTGATCGGTGTCGACGAGGCGCTCGGCGGCTCGGGCGGCACCATCGGTGAGTTGCTTGTCGTCCTGGCGGCCGCGGGTCGCGCATGCGCGCCGGTCCCGCTCGCCGAGACCGCCGCGGCTTCCTGGGCGCTGGCACGCACAGGTGCCCGGGTCTCCGGTGATCTGCTCACCGTGGTGCCGGGCGACCCACGCGACACCTTGACGGTCACCGACGGGGTCGCGAACGGTGTCGTGCACGACGTGCCGTGGGCCCGGGTCGCGACATGCGCGGTGACGGTCCTGACGACCGACCATGGCCCCGTGCTGGTGGCGATCCCCCTGGAGTCCGCCTCCGTGCGCACCGGCTATGACCTCGCGCGACAGCCGAAGGACAGGGTCAGCATCGATGCCGTCCGGGTAGGAGTCTCCCCCTGGCCGGGGGCGTCGGACGAGTTGATGGCCCGGCTGACGCTGCTGCGCGGCGCGCTGATGGCCGGTGCGCTGGAGGAGGTCGCGGACCTCACACGGCAGTATGTCGGCGAGCGCGTCCAGTTCGGTCGTCCGGTCGGGCGCTTCCAGGCCGTCCAGGAGCACGTCGTCCGCCTCGAGCAGCAGGCGACGCTCGCACTGCTGGCAGTCAACCGCGCAGCCGCCGCGACCGAGGTCAACCCCTCGGCGCTCGAGGTCAAGCTGATGAAGCTCATCACCAACGAAGGCGCGCGGCTGGCCGTCCGGGCCGCGCACCAGGCTCACGGCGCCATCGGAATGACCCAGGAGTATCGACTCCAGCTGCTCACAAGGCGCCTCAACAGCTGGCTCGGAGAGGTCGGCACGAGCGCCGACCTGGCGGAGGCCATCGGAGCCGCGGCGACCGAGCACGGGATCGCGCGACTGATCACCTCCAGCGCCGGAACGATGGAGCAGGCATGA
- a CDS encoding acyl-CoA dehydrogenase family protein has protein sequence MRYAFSPEQQAFGESATDLFARHCSPGAQRLSWTDDSGRDPSLWRGVVDLGAPAILVSEEYDGFAGTECDLLPVLEEAGRQAVPDALLESVFVGPFALVACGSEDQRRRWLPAIASGESRVTIALSEGGLVPDAHVSDLIVLARDGQLRIHEAGEVALERVHVEDPSRRLFQVTPRTEGELLPASGDLRDQVVARELVGSAAVLNGIASHLLSATVAYAKERQQFGRLIGSFQGVKHLLADAFSKVELATTAARAATWRVAAADPEGLASARLARICAVEAEFVANKVALQVHGGIGFTFEHDLQLWLKRGKALEQSHGGRHRVARLGGLDAVASAQRDPQNEEDD, from the coding sequence ATGAGGTATGCCTTCTCCCCAGAGCAGCAGGCCTTCGGCGAGTCGGCCACGGACCTCTTCGCCAGGCACTGCTCGCCGGGTGCGCAGCGACTGTCATGGACGGACGACTCCGGCCGGGACCCGTCGTTGTGGCGCGGGGTGGTCGATCTCGGGGCACCCGCGATCCTGGTCTCCGAGGAGTATGACGGGTTCGCAGGCACCGAGTGCGACCTCCTGCCCGTGCTGGAGGAAGCGGGCCGTCAGGCCGTGCCCGACGCCCTCCTCGAGTCGGTCTTCGTGGGTCCGTTCGCGCTCGTTGCCTGTGGCAGCGAGGATCAACGGCGCCGCTGGCTCCCGGCCATCGCCTCCGGCGAGTCACGGGTCACGATCGCGCTGTCCGAAGGCGGTCTGGTGCCCGACGCGCACGTGAGCGACCTGATCGTGCTGGCCCGGGATGGTCAGCTCCGGATCCACGAGGCCGGCGAGGTCGCCCTCGAGAGGGTCCACGTCGAGGACCCGTCACGACGGTTGTTCCAGGTCACCCCCCGCACCGAGGGAGAGCTTCTCCCCGCCTCCGGAGACCTGCGCGACCAGGTGGTCGCCCGGGAGCTGGTGGGATCCGCGGCCGTGCTCAACGGCATCGCTAGCCACTTGCTGAGCGCCACGGTCGCCTACGCCAAGGAGCGCCAGCAGTTCGGTCGACTCATCGGGTCGTTCCAGGGCGTCAAGCACCTGCTGGCCGATGCGTTCTCCAAGGTGGAGCTCGCCACCACGGCCGCGCGGGCCGCGACCTGGCGGGTGGCCGCCGCGGATCCGGAAGGTCTGGCCTCCGCACGGCTGGCCAGGATCTGCGCCGTGGAGGCCGAGTTCGTCGCCAACAAGGTGGCGTTGCAGGTCCACGGAGGCATCGGCTTCACCTTCGAGCACGACCTGCAGCTGTGGCTCAAGAGGGGCAAGGCGCTGGAACAGTCTCACGGCGGACGACACCGGGTCGCCCGCCTAGGAGGGCTCGACGCCGTGGCGTCCGCCCAGCGGGATCCGCAGAATGAGGAGGACGACTAG
- a CDS encoding enoyl-CoA hydratase/isomerase family protein produces MDANYQAWNEGSVLASEAGRVLTITLNRPERKNAMDPASWDLLFDILRTAEVDPSVRVVVITGAGDAFCAGADISSAPVGHPVTRVSRIARTAAALFGFPKPVIARVDGAAVGAGWNLALCCDFVVASDRSRFSEIFVRRGLSVDFGGSWLLPQLVGLQQAKRLALLGDFVSAAEARELGLVTTVCPAERLDGAVADLAGRLADGPPIAQALNKALLNEGTLSTFEAALAAEVRAQAVNYATADARSAREAFAQKTTPSFSGEWVG; encoded by the coding sequence ATGGATGCCAACTACCAGGCCTGGAACGAGGGGAGCGTGCTCGCCAGTGAAGCGGGGCGGGTCCTGACGATCACCCTGAACCGGCCGGAGCGGAAGAACGCCATGGATCCGGCGTCCTGGGACCTGCTCTTCGACATACTGCGCACCGCCGAGGTCGACCCTTCGGTGCGGGTCGTCGTCATCACCGGGGCCGGAGATGCCTTCTGCGCCGGTGCCGACATCTCGTCCGCGCCCGTGGGTCATCCGGTCACCCGCGTCAGCAGGATCGCGAGGACGGCCGCGGCGCTGTTCGGCTTCCCCAAGCCGGTGATCGCCCGTGTCGACGGTGCGGCGGTCGGCGCCGGGTGGAACCTCGCGCTGTGCTGCGACTTCGTCGTCGCCTCGGACCGGTCCCGGTTCTCGGAGATCTTCGTGCGCCGCGGGCTGTCGGTCGACTTCGGGGGGTCGTGGCTGCTGCCGCAACTGGTCGGTCTGCAGCAGGCCAAGCGTCTGGCGCTGCTGGGCGACTTCGTTTCGGCGGCGGAGGCCAGGGAACTGGGGCTCGTCACTACGGTCTGTCCGGCGGAGAGGCTGGATGGCGCCGTCGCCGACCTCGCGGGCCGGCTCGCTGACGGGCCGCCCATCGCGCAGGCGCTCAACAAGGCGCTGCTCAACGAGGGGACGCTGTCCACCTTCGAGGCCGCCCTTGCAGCCGAGGTGCGGGCGCAGGCCGTGAACTACGCGACTGCGGACGCGCGCTCCGCCCGCGAGGCGTTCGCGCAGAAGACGACCCCCAGCTTCTCGGGGGAGTGGGTCGGATGA
- a CDS encoding Zn-ribbon domain-containing OB-fold protein — protein MIDNVHTDVESLSAETAPGTVFDQYAAEGVLAYQRCGGCRHAVFPPRVLCPSCGCDDLAWQPSAGHGTVYSATVIAPRGKEPYTVALIDLDEGFRMMSTVTAGDGSAVAIDDHVRVEFRPAGEDAPLPVFVLETAR, from the coding sequence GTGATCGACAACGTCCACACTGATGTGGAATCCCTGTCGGCGGAAACTGCGCCCGGCACCGTATTCGATCAGTACGCCGCCGAGGGCGTGCTCGCCTACCAGCGGTGCGGAGGTTGCCGCCACGCGGTGTTCCCGCCCCGAGTGCTCTGCCCGTCCTGCGGCTGCGACGACCTGGCCTGGCAACCCTCGGCCGGCCACGGGACCGTCTACTCCGCCACAGTCATCGCCCCGCGGGGGAAGGAGCCGTACACCGTGGCCCTCATCGACCTCGACGAGGGGTTCCGGATGATGAGCACCGTCACGGCCGGTGACGGCAGCGCAGTCGCGATCGACGACCACGTGCGGGTCGAGTTCCGGCCGGCGGGGGAGGACGCGCCGCTTCCGGTGTTCGTCCTGGAGACCGCCCGATGA
- a CDS encoding enoyl-CoA hydratase/isomerase family protein produces the protein MSGDVLVEHHDHVALVSINRPPANYFNFPLIAELAATFTELADGGARAIVLASEGKHFCAGADFAHGEMTQDRSATSAKLYREAMKLFRAPVPVVAAVQGSAVGGGLGLACAADFRVASSASRFHANFSMLGFHQGFALSESLPSIVGQQHALDMLYTSRRLDGVAAHHIGLADRLVEPGQERNGALDYAHEIARAAPLAVRSMKATLRGGLADRVETVLERELSEQDWLWQTEDSKAAIEANLRREQPTFHAR, from the coding sequence ATGAGTGGGGACGTACTCGTCGAGCATCACGACCACGTGGCGCTCGTCAGCATCAACCGACCGCCCGCAAACTACTTCAACTTCCCGCTGATCGCCGAGCTGGCCGCGACCTTCACCGAGCTCGCCGACGGCGGCGCCAGGGCGATCGTGCTCGCGTCGGAGGGCAAGCACTTCTGCGCCGGCGCGGACTTCGCCCATGGTGAGATGACACAGGACCGCTCCGCGACCTCGGCGAAGCTCTACCGGGAGGCGATGAAGCTCTTCCGTGCTCCCGTGCCGGTGGTCGCGGCGGTGCAGGGGTCGGCCGTCGGCGGAGGTCTCGGCCTAGCGTGCGCCGCGGACTTCCGGGTGGCCTCCTCCGCATCGCGCTTCCACGCCAACTTCTCGATGCTCGGCTTCCACCAGGGCTTCGCACTCAGCGAGTCGCTCCCGTCGATCGTGGGTCAGCAGCACGCCCTGGACATGCTCTACACGAGCCGCCGCCTCGACGGCGTCGCTGCACACCACATCGGGCTGGCGGACCGACTTGTCGAGCCGGGGCAGGAACGGAACGGCGCCCTGGACTACGCCCACGAGATCGCCAGGGCCGCTCCCCTCGCCGTGCGTTCCATGAAGGCCACCCTCCGGGGCGGGCTCGCCGACCGGGTGGAGACGGTGCTCGAGCGGGAGCTCAGCGAGCAGGACTGGCTGTGGCAGACGGAGGACAGCAAGGCGGCCATCGAGGCCAACCTCCGCCGGGAGCAGCCGACATTCCACGCACGCTGA
- a CDS encoding acyl-CoA dehydrogenase family protein, with amino-acid sequence MHLDATDLSESEIRLQQEVREFLAERLPPGSYDVGLGMTGASDPQFSRDLGARGWLGMSLPPEYGGGGRTAVERLVVVEELLAVGAPVAYHWIGDRQSGPNIAANGTEEQKRALLPGIASGELSFSIGMSEPDSGSDLASLRTRAERVPGGWRVNGTKIWTTGAAQATHILALFRTSDDRHHGLTQFIVERDLDGLTVSPIPFIDGTREFCELAFEDVFIPDEMVLGEVGAGWGQNTAELALERGGVDRWMSLMAVLDHWARGGWGPLGAAATADAGQITARCWAFRGVSLAIARMVDSGKSPSIEAALAKEMATRFEQDCVEIVTRHYGRTPDLTSDDPYESLLARAILVSPSWSIRGGTVEILRNIVSKGLAQA; translated from the coding sequence ATGCACCTCGACGCCACCGATCTGAGCGAGTCCGAGATCCGGCTCCAGCAGGAGGTCAGGGAGTTCCTCGCCGAACGGCTCCCACCCGGTTCGTATGACGTGGGGCTGGGGATGACTGGCGCCTCCGACCCGCAGTTCTCGCGGGACCTGGGGGCCCGCGGATGGCTGGGGATGTCGCTCCCGCCGGAGTACGGCGGAGGTGGGCGCACTGCTGTCGAGCGCCTGGTGGTCGTTGAGGAGCTGCTCGCGGTCGGGGCACCGGTCGCCTACCACTGGATCGGTGACCGACAGTCGGGGCCGAATATCGCGGCCAACGGCACCGAGGAGCAGAAGCGGGCGCTGCTCCCGGGGATCGCCAGCGGGGAGCTCTCCTTCTCCATCGGCATGTCCGAGCCCGACTCCGGCTCGGACCTGGCCAGCCTGCGCACCCGTGCCGAGCGCGTCCCCGGTGGGTGGCGCGTCAACGGGACCAAGATCTGGACCACGGGGGCCGCGCAGGCCACGCACATCCTCGCGCTGTTCCGCACGTCCGACGACCGCCACCACGGGCTCACCCAGTTCATCGTCGAGCGCGACCTGGACGGGCTTACCGTCTCCCCCATCCCGTTCATCGACGGGACCCGTGAGTTCTGCGAGCTAGCGTTCGAGGACGTCTTCATCCCGGACGAGATGGTGCTTGGTGAGGTCGGCGCCGGATGGGGGCAGAACACGGCCGAGCTGGCGCTGGAGCGCGGTGGGGTCGACCGGTGGATGTCACTGATGGCCGTGCTCGACCACTGGGCACGCGGGGGCTGGGGTCCGCTCGGGGCCGCCGCCACCGCGGACGCCGGCCAGATCACGGCCCGCTGCTGGGCCTTCCGCGGAGTCTCCCTCGCGATAGCGCGGATGGTGGACTCCGGCAAGTCACCCTCGATCGAGGCCGCGCTGGCCAAGGAGATGGCGACCCGCTTCGAGCAGGACTGCGTGGAGATCGTGACCCGCCACTACGGCCGCACCCCCGACCTGACCAGTGACGACCCCTACGAGTCGCTCCTGGCCCGCGCCATCCTCGTCTCCCCGTCGTGGTCCATCCGGGGCGGGACCGTCGAGATCCTCCGCAACATCGTCAGCAAAGGACTGGCCCAAGCATGA
- a CDS encoding NAD(P)H-dependent flavin oxidoreductase, with protein MFTTRFTQLLGIDHPIVQGGMQWVGRAELAGAVSNAGALGIITGLTQPTPEALVAEIARCRSLTDRPFGVNLTILPAINPPPYAEYRQAIIESGVKIVETAGANPVDHLPDLKAAGITVVHKCTSVRHAVKAEKVGVDAVSIDGFECAGHPGEDDIPGLVLIPRAAEELTIPFIASGGFADARGLVAALALGADGVNMGTRFMCTQESPIHDTVKQAIVAASELDTELMFRPLRNTARVASNTVSREVVQILDAGGQFEDVRDLVAGARGRTVYETGDPEAGVWSVGMVQGLIHDVPTVGDLVERIIREARGLVTGRLAGLLADTQNEPVSVIS; from the coding sequence ATGTTCACGACACGGTTCACCCAGCTTCTGGGGATCGACCACCCGATCGTCCAGGGCGGCATGCAGTGGGTCGGACGCGCCGAGCTGGCGGGGGCAGTGTCCAACGCCGGAGCCCTGGGGATCATCACGGGCCTGACGCAGCCCACACCCGAGGCCCTGGTGGCGGAGATCGCGCGGTGCCGGTCCCTGACCGACCGGCCCTTCGGCGTGAATCTGACAATCCTCCCGGCGATCAATCCCCCGCCATACGCTGAGTACCGCCAGGCCATCATCGAGTCCGGTGTGAAGATCGTGGAGACTGCGGGTGCCAACCCCGTTGACCACCTGCCGGACTTGAAGGCTGCCGGGATCACCGTTGTGCACAAGTGCACCAGCGTCCGGCACGCGGTGAAGGCGGAGAAGGTCGGGGTCGACGCCGTGAGCATCGACGGCTTCGAGTGCGCTGGACACCCCGGCGAGGACGACATCCCAGGTCTGGTGCTCATCCCTCGGGCGGCCGAGGAGCTGACCATCCCGTTCATAGCCTCTGGCGGGTTCGCCGATGCCCGGGGACTCGTCGCCGCCCTGGCACTGGGTGCCGACGGCGTCAACATGGGGACCCGCTTCATGTGCACCCAGGAGTCCCCGATCCACGACACGGTGAAGCAGGCCATCGTCGCCGCCAGCGAGCTCGACACCGAGCTGATGTTCCGGCCCCTGCGCAACACCGCGCGCGTCGCGAGCAACACTGTCAGCCGCGAGGTCGTGCAGATCCTGGACGCGGGTGGACAGTTCGAGGACGTCCGCGACCTGGTTGCCGGGGCACGCGGCCGCACCGTCTACGAAACGGGTGACCCCGAGGCCGGCGTCTGGAGCGTCGGGATGGTCCAGGGCCTCATCCACGACGTGCCGACCGTGGGCGACCTGGTCGAGAGGATCATTCGCGAGGCCCGGGGCCTCGTGACCGGACGTCTCGCCGGCCTGCTGGCAGACACGCAGAACGAACCGGTCTCGGTCATTTCCTGA
- a CDS encoding acyl-CoA dehydrogenase family protein, whose protein sequence is MFSDDLVAFRAEVRAWLESNRPKWRFQPYYTEDGLAQHLEWEARLFAAGYSAPGWPKEFGGLGLDHWHQLIYDEEYARLNLPERVNKMGLLHGGPTVMAHGTPEQQEAWLPGILNNSDIWCQGFSEPDAGSDLAGLRTTGRIEGDQLVLNGQKTWTSFGVIATKMFALVRTDREAPKHRGISFVILDLDTEGVEVRPLRQLHGHAGFAEVFLTEAAVPLANVVGPLNEGWRIAQTSLKLERGMGRGTHTKMLRTVDEIARRLGADPDTGSLERLGSHRAWAFAYEQATYELTDILSRGRDEGALPSVLKLRLSEILTGIREEERNLLGERAEQIPAGPPEAPLPPTQREYWHARAGEIYAGTTEIQKNIISETALGLPREPRP, encoded by the coding sequence ATGTTCAGCGACGACCTCGTCGCGTTCCGGGCCGAGGTGCGTGCCTGGCTCGAGAGCAACCGGCCCAAATGGCGGTTCCAGCCCTACTACACTGAGGATGGCCTGGCGCAGCACCTTGAGTGGGAGGCCAGGCTCTTCGCCGCCGGCTACTCCGCGCCCGGGTGGCCCAAAGAGTTCGGTGGGCTCGGGCTGGACCACTGGCACCAGCTCATCTACGACGAGGAGTACGCCCGGTTGAACCTGCCGGAGCGGGTCAACAAGATGGGCCTGCTGCACGGCGGGCCGACGGTCATGGCACACGGGACGCCGGAGCAGCAGGAGGCGTGGCTCCCCGGCATCCTGAACAACTCCGATATCTGGTGTCAGGGCTTCTCCGAGCCCGACGCCGGCAGCGATCTGGCCGGGCTCCGCACGACCGGCCGGATCGAGGGCGACCAACTGGTCCTCAACGGACAGAAGACCTGGACGTCCTTCGGTGTGATCGCCACCAAGATGTTCGCGCTCGTCCGAACCGACCGTGAGGCGCCCAAGCACCGCGGCATCAGCTTCGTCATCCTCGACCTGGACACCGAGGGTGTCGAGGTCAGACCGCTGCGCCAGCTTCACGGCCACGCGGGGTTCGCCGAGGTGTTCCTCACCGAGGCGGCAGTTCCGCTGGCGAACGTCGTCGGCCCGCTCAACGAGGGGTGGCGGATCGCCCAGACGTCGCTGAAGCTCGAGCGGGGCATGGGGCGCGGCACCCACACCAAGATGCTTCGCACCGTCGACGAGATCGCTCGGCGCCTGGGGGCCGACCCTGACACCGGATCACTCGAGCGCCTCGGGTCCCACCGTGCCTGGGCCTTCGCCTACGAGCAGGCCACGTACGAGCTGACCGACATCTTGTCCCGGGGCCGCGACGAGGGTGCGCTGCCCAGCGTCCTCAAACTGCGGCTCTCGGAGATCCTGACCGGGATCCGCGAGGAGGAACGCAACCTCCTGGGTGAGCGGGCCGAACAAATCCCCGCCGGTCCCCCCGAGGCCCCGCTCCCCCCGACGCAGCGCGAGTACTGGCACGCCCGGGCCGGTGAGATCTACGCGGGCACCACCGAGATCCAGAAGAACATCATCAGCGAGACCGCGCTCGGACTGCCGAGGGAGCCCCGACCATGA